AGTAACTACGGAGCGTGGAGCATGGAGAACAGAAGGAAAAACTCAAAACTCAAAACTCAAAACTCAAAACTATCTCTACCTCTTCGCTTTCACGCTTGGCTTATCCTTCACCCATCATATGCAAACAGTCTACTTAGTCCCAGCAAGCATATTTTTTATCATAGCAGTGTACTGGAAAAAATGGATGCAACAAAAACAATCATTCTACTCTCTACTCTCTACTCTCTACCCTCTACTCTTAAAAATGCTTTGCTTATTCATCTTACCATTGTTCTTATATCTATATCTACCTATTCGAGCAAGTGCTGACCCTGTTTATAACTGGAGTGATCCTGATACATTAAGAAAGTTTACTCATCACATCTCAGGACAATCGTTCAAAGAGTATTTTACCTCAGGAATAAATGGGATTTATAAAAATTTAACCCATATTCCGCATTTCTTAAGTGATCAATTTCATTATTTCTGGTGGATGAGTTTAATTGGATTACTTATTTTACTATTTAAAAATAGAAGTAGAGTTTTATTTTTCTTTTTAATCATCATAGTAAACATATCTTTGGCTGTGAGATATTCTATCCCAAACATAGAAGATTATTATATACCATCTTATATTATCTTTATGATTTTATTTAGCTTATGTAGTGGATTTATAATAAATAAATTTTTAAAAAAAGGGATAATATTTTCTATTTTATTTTTTATCGTGCCTATAATTTCCTTTATAATACATTATCCTTATAATAACAGAAGTAACTATTATTTTGCTTATGATTATGGAAATGGTATTTTATGTCCTGTGGATAATGAAGCAATTATGTTCCTTTCGGGTGACGCTATAGAATTTCCCGTTTGCTATCTAAAATATTGTGAGAATCAGCGTGATGATGTTGCTTTAATTTTTACTATCTTTTTGACAGATGAGTTAGTTGTGAAAGAAATAGGATATTGTGAAACGATTAAAAAACAATATCCTGAGATAGATTTATCTACTCCAATTCAAAATGATGAAATTGACTATAATGATATAGAAAATAGTGTTAAAAGGATTAAAATTAAGGAGATTATATCTAATAAACTTATATCTCGGCCAGTATTTTTAATGTATGATAACGAACTACTCAATAATTATATCTTAATTCCAAAAGGATTTTTCTATAAAATTGTGTCTAAAGAAATAAAGGAAGAAAAAATATGTGAAGAGTTAAAAACCTGTTCATTTCACCTTTTTATAAGAGGGATAAAAGACGATAATATGATTTTTAAAGATGCTGCATGGACATTACGGGTAATTATAAATTATGTTCTCTCATATTATATTCACGGATTTATCTATTATAAAGAGTTAGGGAAGTATGAAGAAAGTATAGATAACTATGAGAAGGCATTAGAGATAAAAATAAAGAATAAAGAAATTCCTTATTTTGTTCCATACAGTACTTGCTATAATCACTATTTAAATGAATATAAAAGAAATATAGAAGAAATAAAAAAACATCTTTTAAACACTTATTG
The genomic region above belongs to bacterium and contains:
- a CDS encoding tetratricopeptide repeat protein: VTTERGAWRTEGKTQNSKLKTQNYLYLFAFTLGLSFTHHMQTVYLVPASIFFIIAVYWKKWMQQKQSFYSLLSTLYPLLLKMLCLFILPLFLYLYLPIRASADPVYNWSDPDTLRKFTHHISGQSFKEYFTSGINGIYKNLTHIPHFLSDQFHYFWWMSLIGLLILLFKNRSRVLFFFLIIIVNISLAVRYSIPNIEDYYIPSYIIFMILFSLCSGFIINKFLKKGIIFSILFFIVPIISFIIHYPYNNRSNYYFAYDYGNGILCPVDNEAIMFLSGDAIEFPVCYLKYCENQRDDVALIFTIFLTDELVVKEIGYCETIKKQYPEIDLSTPIQNDEIDYNDIENSVKRIKIKEIISNKLISRPVFLMYDNELLNNYILIPKGFFYKIVSKEIKEEKICEELKTCSFHLFIRGIKDDNMIFKDAAWTLRVIINYVLSYYIHGFIYYKELGKYEESIDNYEKALEIKIKNKEIPYFVPYSTCYNHYLNEYKRNIEEIKKHLLNTYWEWGNYYEKKGLILKAIDLYKKVEEISPDNIKLKNTVGYLYFSQNRYQDAINEFKESIEICPTDVRSHINLASVYYAKGLYKEAISECKCILELDADNTYANQMLETILKRRLDK